In a single window of the Vibrio celticus genome:
- a CDS encoding DUF1090 domain-containing protein has product MTRHLTGSLLFLCAFSFNSMASTQCDALVGCEKKFCEIEYQIKKAEPYDNQYKVERLTKALKAAKENCTNEGLKDDLREKIESNEQDLAEYQADLEEAKRDERADKIRKYEGKIEKELRKIDELKQELAQIP; this is encoded by the coding sequence ATGACTCGACACCTAACAGGCTCATTACTGTTTCTTTGCGCATTCTCTTTTAACAGCATGGCGAGCACCCAATGCGATGCACTTGTAGGATGTGAAAAAAAGTTCTGTGAGATCGAATATCAGATAAAGAAAGCGGAACCGTACGACAATCAGTACAAAGTAGAGCGATTAACAAAAGCGTTGAAAGCCGCGAAAGAGAACTGCACCAATGAAGGTTTGAAGGATGATCTCCGTGAGAAAATCGAATCAAATGAACAAGATTTGGCTGAATACCAAGCCGACTTAGAAGAAGCAAAAAGAGATGAAAGAGCGGATAAAATTCGAAAGTATGAAGGTAAGATCGAAAAAGAACTGCGTAAAATCGATGAATTGAAGCAAGAACTGGCTCAGATCCCTTAA
- a CDS encoding HDOD domain-containing protein, whose amino-acid sequence MFKRVLQALFSPFVANQSKQSHSSKSVSQQATSQQTTSEQKNVKAEQVTPRTSIFVPPSSAQPSSLIVDITISLHDGEFLDYLFGESRLRTESDPFSDFVACQIERLIRSPKALLNELPVMPASVTTLMAELQSDEFDVDALLRVIEREPSMAADVIKLANSTFYKRGEKQVTDLKTAFLNMGSQGLVEGVVNSYMKNFTPGNNIYWRYFGEKIWNHSVQTASFSKELMKDSSSQEDQAAAYFVGLIRNLGKMIIFQMMVEAFKHVDPSVPPNSLALKRLMNSYSIRLTYTIAKFWELPEPVLTAIGYQESSRYECTPLGQAVFEANYLSELCYLLEQQTIEVEQFKCRCKETLTSPTAYKVANRIYKESELALVG is encoded by the coding sequence ATGTTTAAAAGGGTATTGCAGGCACTATTTTCCCCTTTCGTTGCTAATCAAAGTAAGCAAAGTCATTCTTCAAAAAGTGTCTCTCAACAAGCTACATCCCAACAAACGACCTCTGAGCAGAAAAACGTTAAAGCGGAGCAAGTCACTCCCCGCACTTCAATCTTTGTTCCGCCTTCGTCCGCTCAGCCATCATCACTCATTGTCGATATAACGATAAGCCTTCACGATGGTGAGTTTCTTGATTATCTGTTTGGAGAATCACGCTTGAGAACAGAGTCAGATCCGTTTAGCGACTTTGTGGCTTGCCAAATCGAACGCTTGATTCGCTCTCCGAAAGCCTTGCTTAATGAACTGCCAGTGATGCCAGCCTCTGTGACCACGTTAATGGCAGAATTACAGAGCGATGAGTTTGATGTCGATGCACTGTTAAGAGTGATAGAGCGTGAGCCGAGTATGGCTGCCGATGTAATTAAACTGGCTAACAGTACTTTCTATAAGCGTGGTGAAAAGCAGGTTACTGACCTAAAAACAGCATTCCTCAATATGGGCTCTCAGGGGCTTGTTGAAGGGGTGGTGAATAGCTACATGAAGAACTTCACACCGGGGAACAATATTTACTGGCGTTACTTCGGTGAGAAAATTTGGAATCACAGTGTTCAAACCGCGTCGTTTTCTAAGGAGTTGATGAAAGACTCTTCATCTCAAGAAGATCAAGCGGCGGCGTACTTTGTTGGGTTGATTCGAAACTTAGGCAAGATGATCATTTTCCAGATGATGGTAGAAGCCTTCAAGCATGTTGATCCTTCTGTTCCGCCTAACTCGCTAGCATTGAAGCGCCTGATGAACAGCTACTCTATTCGTCTGACTTACACCATTGCCAAGTTCTGGGAGCTGCCAGAGCCTGTGTTGACCGCAATTGGTTACCAAGAGTCGAGCCGATACGAATGCACACCACTTGGTCAGGCTGTGTTTGAAGCAAACTATTTGAGTGAGCTGTGCTATTTACTGGAACAACAAACGATTGAAGTCGAGCAGTTTAAGTGCAGATGCAAAGAAACACTAACGTCGCCTACGGCATACAAAGTGGCTAATCGTATCTATAAAGAGTCTGAATTAGCGCTGGTAGGATAA
- a CDS encoding alcohol dehydrogenase family protein, which produces MKFELPKTMKGVEMLGHGGAEMLGYREDIAVPQIEPNEVLIKVMAAGVNNTDINTRIGWYSKSDDSDDASWSGEALKFPRIQGADVCGFIVAVGNEVSADRIGERVLIEPCLTEVYGRDLPQPWYFGSECDGGFAEYTKVAAKHAYAVNSTMSDVELASFPCSYSTAENMLTRSNVAEGDRVLISGASGGVGSAAIQLAKARGAYVIGITSPSKNQQLLELGADEVIARDANLVKALGESSVNVVIDLVAGDKWPEFLEVLKPHGRYAVSGAIGGAMVELDVRTLYLKDLSFFGCTVLEPQVFQNLVDRIEKQQIGAIVAESYPLADIHKAQDEFLKKKHVGKIVLEVAQS; this is translated from the coding sequence ATGAAATTCGAACTACCAAAGACAATGAAAGGCGTAGAGATGTTGGGGCACGGCGGAGCAGAAATGCTTGGCTACCGCGAAGATATCGCTGTTCCTCAAATCGAGCCTAATGAAGTGCTGATCAAAGTGATGGCAGCAGGCGTTAACAATACCGATATCAACACACGAATCGGTTGGTACTCAAAAAGCGATGACTCAGACGATGCTAGTTGGTCGGGTGAAGCGTTGAAATTCCCTCGTATCCAAGGTGCTGACGTGTGCGGCTTCATCGTGGCAGTCGGCAATGAAGTCTCTGCTGACCGTATTGGTGAGCGTGTTCTTATCGAACCTTGTTTAACAGAAGTATACGGACGAGATCTGCCACAGCCATGGTATTTCGGTTCTGAGTGCGATGGTGGTTTCGCTGAATACACCAAAGTAGCAGCTAAGCATGCTTACGCGGTGAACAGCACCATGTCGGATGTTGAGTTAGCGTCTTTTCCATGCTCTTACTCGACGGCAGAGAATATGCTGACTCGCTCGAATGTGGCTGAGGGTGATCGCGTGCTTATCTCTGGTGCATCGGGTGGTGTGGGTTCTGCGGCTATTCAGCTAGCAAAAGCTCGCGGCGCCTATGTTATTGGCATCACTAGCCCAAGCAAGAACCAACAGTTACTTGAACTTGGCGCTGATGAAGTAATTGCTCGTGATGCTAATTTGGTTAAAGCGCTAGGTGAAAGCAGCGTTAATGTCGTTATCGACTTAGTCGCCGGTGATAAGTGGCCTGAATTCCTTGAAGTGCTGAAACCACATGGTCGTTATGCCGTATCTGGCGCAATTGGTGGCGCTATGGTTGAGCTTGATGTTCGCACTTTGTATCTCAAGGATCTCAGCTTTTTTGGTTGCACGGTTTTAGAGCCTCAGGTATTCCAGAATCTAGTAGACCGTATTGAGAAGCAGCAGATTGGCGCCATCGTTGCAGAGTCTTATCCGCTAGCCGATATCCATAAAGCACAAGATGAGTTCCTGAAGAAAAAACACGTCGGTAAGATCGTGTTGGAAGTCGCTCAGAGCTAA
- a CDS encoding TetR/AcrR family transcriptional regulator produces the protein MLREQIAASLEVAFSQQGFAEPSVAQLKTACDVSLRTLYKHFPSKEAMIVGALEYRHQRYLDFLLEASPEAGLESVTHIFNKLQQWLEEYAPHGCMSMNAIAAFPDNELINQAVTQHKEQVRLLIGKQSLRDDLATPLFLLHEGVSSAWPVLGEEAVASAQNMVTKLLEETR, from the coding sequence ATGTTGAGAGAACAGATTGCAGCAAGCCTTGAAGTAGCGTTCAGCCAACAAGGTTTTGCTGAGCCGAGCGTTGCACAACTGAAAACCGCGTGCGATGTAAGCCTAAGAACCTTGTATAAACACTTCCCTTCAAAAGAAGCGATGATTGTTGGAGCATTGGAATACCGACACCAACGCTATCTCGATTTCTTACTGGAGGCGTCGCCAGAGGCTGGATTGGAATCTGTGACTCATATATTCAACAAGCTCCAACAATGGTTAGAAGAGTATGCGCCGCATGGGTGTATGTCGATGAATGCGATTGCTGCGTTCCCAGATAATGAACTTATCAACCAAGCGGTTACGCAGCATAAAGAACAAGTTCGTTTGCTTATAGGCAAGCAGAGCCTGCGAGATGATCTCGCGACACCACTGTTTTTACTTCATGAAGGCGTATCAAGCGCGTGGCCGGTATTAGGCGAAGAAGCGGTGGCATCAGCACAGAATATGGTTACAAAATTACTCGAGGAAACACGATGA
- a CDS encoding multidrug effflux MFS transporter, with amino-acid sequence MKTKPSLWQMVLLLMFPQIAETIYSPTLDSISKSFDVSYTQAAQTLSIYFSAFAVGVVVWGVLADKWGRRPTMLLGMGLFACSALIAMQTDSFTWLMIARAMGAFGLAVGSVVTQTMLRDVFSGTELAKVFGYMGMGLSISPIIGLLLGGQLSQAGGHQYVFIALFIMVLTLLAHSLWSLPETQQSKQPLQLKSLSIHMIKDSDIWMSALLVASFNIALFSYYQLGSFAFIQLGFDVEQFGYSGIVLGFGTLLGSLVNKTLLKRQVSSMSLIGIAAGLQTLGAVGVYFSQHSIWFLLPMMLVVMAFGIAIPNVLSRALVSYQSQAGSAGALFGLMYYTLIGSGLALAGMIQDLGVVLVLCGALSVLVTIRSRLSLKR; translated from the coding sequence ATGAAAACAAAACCTTCTTTATGGCAAATGGTGCTGCTGTTGATGTTCCCTCAAATCGCAGAAACCATCTATAGCCCGACTCTGGATTCAATATCGAAATCCTTTGATGTCAGCTACACACAAGCCGCTCAAACCCTATCGATTTACTTCTCTGCATTTGCGGTGGGTGTGGTGGTATGGGGCGTGTTAGCGGATAAATGGGGACGTCGTCCCACCATGTTATTGGGGATGGGATTATTCGCTTGTTCAGCACTCATTGCCATGCAAACCGACAGCTTTACGTGGCTGATGATAGCAAGAGCGATGGGCGCTTTCGGACTTGCAGTTGGCTCTGTCGTCACTCAAACCATGCTTCGAGATGTTTTTAGCGGAACAGAGCTAGCCAAGGTGTTTGGTTACATGGGGATGGGGCTGTCGATTAGTCCAATCATCGGGCTGCTTCTTGGCGGTCAACTAAGCCAAGCGGGCGGGCATCAATATGTGTTTATTGCCCTGTTTATTATGGTGTTAACGCTGTTGGCACATAGCCTATGGTCATTGCCTGAAACGCAACAATCTAAGCAGCCATTGCAGTTAAAGTCACTCAGTATTCACATGATCAAAGATAGCGATATATGGATGTCTGCGTTGCTGGTCGCGTCGTTCAATATTGCGCTGTTTTCTTATTATCAATTGGGTTCATTTGCCTTCATTCAACTTGGATTTGACGTCGAGCAGTTTGGCTACAGCGGCATTGTTCTTGGGTTCGGGACTCTGTTAGGAAGCTTGGTGAACAAGACATTGTTGAAGAGACAAGTGTCTTCAATGTCTCTGATTGGTATCGCAGCAGGGCTTCAAACATTAGGTGCGGTGGGTGTCTATTTTTCACAACACTCAATATGGTTTTTACTTCCGATGATGCTGGTGGTCATGGCATTTGGTATTGCGATTCCCAATGTGTTGAGTCGCGCATTAGTCAGCTACCAATCTCAAGCGGGAAGTGCAGGCGCACTGTTTGGTTTGATGTATTACACCTTGATCGGCTCAGGGCTCGCTTTAGCGGGAATGATTCAAGATTTAGGGGTGGTGTTGGTACTTTGCGGCGCTTTGTCTGTGTTGGTGACGATACGCAGCCGACTCTCTCTTAAACGCTAA
- a CDS encoding AraC family transcriptional regulator — protein MALISETIEFDADSLPAPVIGIAAELGQHDSGIHNHVKGQLLYAPQGCITLTLENALCILPPTKAVWIPPYTKHRAQMTNVVAYRSLYFDSSIYTCPEVIEIVEVNELLKALINKMAFWDWDVAREQTTNTANLFWEEFYSANQHSFILPLPTDRRFKSFCKQVRTASFLAPALSTLANSVGASTKTITRLFKAETGMTYQEWRQQWRLFKAIELLSENRQVGDVAHLLEFSSNSAFIAFFKQQTGQTPLAFTKLAA, from the coding sequence ATGGCATTAATCAGCGAAACCATTGAGTTTGATGCAGACAGCTTACCTGCGCCCGTAATAGGGATTGCGGCAGAACTAGGTCAGCATGACTCAGGAATACATAACCACGTAAAAGGACAACTTCTGTATGCTCCGCAAGGCTGCATCACCTTGACCTTAGAGAACGCCCTTTGCATTTTGCCACCGACTAAAGCCGTGTGGATCCCGCCCTATACCAAGCACCGAGCGCAAATGACTAATGTGGTTGCTTATCGGTCGCTCTATTTTGATAGCAGTATTTACACCTGCCCAGAAGTGATTGAAATTGTGGAAGTGAATGAGCTTTTAAAAGCCCTAATCAATAAGATGGCTTTCTGGGATTGGGACGTTGCCCGCGAGCAAACCACCAATACCGCCAACCTATTCTGGGAAGAGTTTTACAGTGCTAACCAACACTCGTTTATCTTGCCACTACCGACAGATCGCCGCTTTAAAAGCTTTTGCAAACAAGTCCGAACCGCTTCCTTTCTTGCCCCAGCCCTCTCGACATTAGCGAACTCGGTTGGCGCAAGCACCAAAACGATTACTCGATTATTCAAAGCCGAAACAGGCATGACTTATCAAGAATGGCGTCAGCAATGGCGCTTGTTTAAAGCGATTGAACTGCTCTCAGAAAACCGACAAGTCGGTGATGTGGCTCATCTGCTAGAGTTCTCATCCAACAGTGCGTTTATCGCCTTTTTCAAACAGCAAACCGGACAAACCCCGTTGGCGTTTACCAAGTTAGCAGCGTGA
- a CDS encoding glutathione synthase, whose translation MNSMPLIPQQIIEDACEWAIMHGVAFRQSDNTARHCPFSLAPMSIEREVFEHLLKVTPLITKLINNVSEDHDFLQSSLIDMAKADPFFGRLMELHQQAHGFAGERLNPARQPLLLMRTDFMDDRQHGAKVIEFNGIAAGMAPFGQRATEFHSFMQNQWPNVYNHWLEDPSVTPAENQGLTQLAYGIANAARQVRADFNEPGKPVFLMVVQKNEDNVYDQHLLEVELQKQGVRTVRRTFEQLSCQLSSGDNQRLLLKDVGAVDVVYLRAGYQYSDYWAPELNESVCCHTLSQTRLFMEQHHVAMNATISQQLATSKTMQMLLTMMSAAEYARWGLTLEEAELVKSVLADMKPITSESIEWFNTQADKQEWVLKNQGEGGGHCVFGDGISEQLSQLKAEEYDAWALMQRLYPHERDVPTIAVRDTQQTLVTDLVSEVGLFTAYFKGEPVTELDGYAGYLIRSKPASENEGGIHSGKGILDSLVLID comes from the coding sequence ATGAATTCAATGCCATTGATTCCGCAACAAATAATAGAAGATGCTTGTGAGTGGGCGATCATGCACGGTGTCGCGTTTCGTCAGTCAGACAATACCGCGAGGCATTGCCCGTTTAGTCTTGCTCCAATGAGTATTGAGCGTGAGGTTTTTGAACACCTGTTGAAGGTGACGCCGCTGATCACCAAACTCATCAACAATGTCTCGGAAGACCATGACTTTTTACAGTCATCATTGATCGATATGGCGAAAGCCGACCCGTTCTTTGGCCGCCTGATGGAGTTGCACCAACAAGCACACGGTTTTGCGGGTGAACGCTTGAATCCAGCTCGTCAGCCATTGCTGTTGATGCGTACTGATTTCATGGACGATCGCCAACACGGTGCAAAAGTGATTGAGTTTAATGGCATTGCGGCAGGGATGGCGCCTTTTGGTCAACGCGCTACAGAATTCCACTCATTCATGCAAAACCAATGGCCAAACGTGTATAACCATTGGTTGGAAGATCCGTCAGTAACACCGGCTGAAAACCAAGGTTTAACCCAGTTGGCTTATGGTATCGCTAATGCAGCAAGGCAAGTGAGAGCGGATTTCAATGAACCAGGTAAACCGGTTTTCTTGATGGTGGTGCAGAAGAACGAAGACAACGTATATGACCAACATTTGCTTGAAGTTGAGCTGCAAAAACAGGGAGTTCGCACGGTTCGTCGTACCTTTGAACAATTGAGTTGTCAGCTTTCATCGGGTGATAATCAACGCCTGTTATTGAAAGATGTCGGCGCTGTCGATGTGGTGTACCTAAGAGCTGGCTACCAGTATTCAGATTACTGGGCTCCAGAACTCAACGAATCGGTTTGTTGCCATACGCTAAGTCAGACTCGCTTGTTTATGGAACAACACCATGTCGCAATGAACGCGACCATCAGCCAGCAATTAGCGACCAGTAAAACCATGCAAATGCTGCTAACCATGATGTCTGCAGCTGAATATGCCCGCTGGGGTTTAACGCTAGAAGAAGCCGAACTGGTCAAGAGTGTATTAGCTGACATGAAGCCAATCACCAGTGAATCGATTGAATGGTTTAACACACAAGCTGATAAGCAAGAGTGGGTGTTGAAAAACCAAGGTGAGGGCGGTGGCCATTGTGTTTTTGGTGACGGCATCAGCGAACAACTGAGCCAACTTAAGGCAGAGGAGTACGACGCGTGGGCATTGATGCAACGCTTGTACCCGCATGAACGTGACGTGCCGACTATTGCAGTGCGTGACACTCAACAAACGCTCGTGACAGACTTAGTCAGTGAAGTGGGTTTGTTCACCGCTTACTTCAAAGGTGAACCAGTAACAGAGCTAGACGGCTACGCGGGCTATTTAATCCGCAGCAAACCCGCTAGCGAAAATGAAGGTGGAATCCACAGTGGTAAAGGGATTTTGGATTCGTTGGTGTTGATTGATTAG
- a CDS encoding LysR family transcriptional regulator, translating to MVDVKSLLKCDMNLLLCLHVLLEERSVSKTAERLFLSQSAVSKQLTKLRSLFDDPLFERESKGLFPTPKATSLAPKIHQILLQVEQLTVPDIFEPKDSERTFNIDLVETAYTAIYPKFMPNALADAPNITVNSTTWSSETFKRLLKREVDFGIGIFELDERASTHIQNIPAELNHVELLQDYSVCLMRNDHPVLQEEWNLQAFLKYRHIQLVTGGVGDWLLLEILQAKQLQINKAANVSDITSAVKLCKQSDLLMCYPYNSVRDYIESGELVMKPIPIELVPGGLFLLWHRYFDSEPSHKWLRDLIVNKTQEPQL from the coding sequence ATGGTAGATGTTAAAAGCTTACTCAAATGTGATATGAATTTACTGCTGTGTTTACACGTGTTGCTTGAAGAGCGCAGCGTGAGCAAAACGGCAGAGCGATTATTCCTTAGTCAGTCTGCGGTGAGTAAGCAACTCACCAAGCTACGCTCTCTGTTTGATGACCCGCTGTTCGAACGTGAGTCAAAAGGCCTGTTTCCAACCCCGAAAGCCACCTCTTTAGCGCCTAAGATTCATCAGATCCTTCTGCAAGTTGAACAGCTAACCGTGCCGGACATTTTTGAGCCGAAAGACAGCGAGCGCACTTTTAATATCGATCTAGTCGAAACCGCTTATACCGCGATTTACCCTAAATTTATGCCTAACGCGCTAGCAGATGCGCCGAACATTACGGTAAACAGCACAACTTGGAGTAGCGAAACTTTTAAGCGCTTACTAAAGCGTGAGGTCGATTTCGGGATTGGAATTTTTGAGCTCGATGAAAGGGCGAGTACCCACATTCAAAACATTCCTGCTGAGCTGAACCATGTCGAGTTGCTGCAAGATTACTCTGTGTGTTTGATGCGTAATGATCACCCAGTACTTCAAGAAGAGTGGAACCTGCAAGCCTTCCTTAAATATCGTCATATTCAGTTAGTGACCGGTGGCGTTGGCGACTGGCTGCTACTGGAAATCTTGCAAGCCAAACAGCTCCAAATTAACAAAGCCGCCAACGTGTCGGACATCACCAGCGCAGTAAAGCTGTGCAAGCAAAGCGACTTGCTGATGTGTTATCCGTACAACTCGGTTCGTGACTATATTGAGAGTGGCGAACTGGTGATGAAGCCGATTCCCATTGAGTTGGTTCCTGGTGGTTTGTTTCTGCTTTGGCACCGTTACTTTGATTCTGAACCAAGCCACAAATGGCTTCGCGACCTCATTGTTAATAAGACTCAAGAACCTCAGCTGTAA
- the add gene encoding adenosine deaminase, protein MNFLALPKIDLHCHLDGSVRPDTIIDLAKQYGIELPEDREAVVKSLTVPEDCKNLDEYLACFSLPLQVMQTEEAIERISFELYEDAALENVKYLEVRFAPILHVNKGLSLDAIIASAVKGMKRAEEKYDIKGNYIMSVLRMFPKDSIKDVIDAGKPYLGKGVVAFDIAGGEKPGFCAEFPEYTQYAIEKGYRVTVHAGEQWHGQNVYDAVTLLDAERIGHGVHIQGNEDAYNIVKEKQVALETCPTSNVQTKCIHKFSDHPIAEFKKDGIVVTINTDNRTVSNTTMTNEVKRVCETFGLTQEDYAEIYKYSVESAFASDEVKKHLMGFVEQI, encoded by the coding sequence ATGAACTTTCTAGCACTCCCTAAGATTGATCTGCACTGCCACCTAGACGGAAGCGTTCGTCCAGACACCATTATTGATCTGGCGAAACAGTACGGAATCGAACTTCCAGAAGACCGTGAAGCGGTAGTAAAGTCTCTAACAGTGCCTGAAGATTGCAAAAACCTTGATGAGTACCTAGCTTGCTTTAGCCTGCCACTGCAAGTGATGCAAACGGAAGAAGCTATTGAGCGTATCTCTTTTGAGCTTTACGAAGACGCGGCACTAGAGAACGTTAAATACCTAGAAGTTCGTTTTGCACCGATTCTTCACGTAAACAAGGGCTTGTCTCTTGATGCGATCATCGCAAGTGCGGTTAAAGGCATGAAGCGTGCAGAAGAGAAATACGACATCAAGGGCAACTACATCATGTCTGTACTTCGTATGTTCCCTAAAGATTCAATCAAAGACGTGATCGATGCAGGTAAGCCATACCTAGGTAAAGGTGTGGTTGCGTTTGATATTGCTGGCGGTGAAAAGCCGGGCTTCTGCGCTGAATTCCCTGAGTACACGCAATACGCGATCGAAAAAGGCTACCGTGTGACAGTTCACGCAGGTGAGCAATGGCATGGTCAGAACGTTTACGATGCAGTGACTCTGCTAGATGCTGAACGTATCGGCCACGGTGTTCACATCCAAGGTAACGAAGACGCATACAACATCGTTAAAGAGAAGCAGGTTGCGCTTGAAACTTGCCCAACAAGTAACGTGCAAACTAAATGTATTCACAAATTCAGCGACCACCCAATTGCTGAATTCAAGAAAGACGGCATCGTTGTAACGATCAACACAGACAACCGTACTGTGTCGAACACAACCATGACTAACGAAGTGAAGCGTGTATGTGAAACGTTCGGTCTAACACAAGAAGACTACGCAGAGATCTACAAGTACTCTGTAGAGAGCGCTTTTGCTTCAGACGAAGTGAAGAAGCACCTAATGGGTTTCGTTGAGCAAATCTAA
- a CDS encoding IS5 family transposase, with protein MPRTMLTDIRWELLLQVMKSTGRIYDKTEHRMTFEGILYRMRTGIPWRDLPSEFGEWSTVYRRFNLWSKKGILDNLFKSLSNMADFEWVFLDGSIVRAHQHSTGAATESSEQIGKSRGGNSTKIHLAVDSGGLPICFDLSEGQRHDIVHAESLVEQLDEVNTIVCDKGYDSEPFRIFVKERGGETVIAKRNYGQDIDKDSMDWCLYKYRHLVENAFGRIKHYRAISSRYDKLERNYASMLSLAFMLMWLPMYC; from the coding sequence ATGCCAAGAACAATGCTAACTGATATTCGCTGGGAACTGCTACTCCAAGTTATGAAAAGTACAGGTCGTATTTACGATAAAACTGAACATCGAATGACATTTGAAGGAATACTTTATCGAATGAGAACAGGTATTCCTTGGCGAGATCTACCCTCTGAGTTCGGAGAGTGGAGTACCGTTTACAGACGATTTAATCTTTGGTCAAAGAAAGGGATTTTAGATAATCTTTTCAAAAGCTTATCTAACATGGCTGATTTTGAATGGGTATTTCTTGATGGCTCTATAGTTAGAGCACATCAGCATAGTACAGGTGCAGCTACTGAAAGTTCAGAGCAAATAGGAAAAAGTCGCGGGGGCAACTCAACCAAAATTCACTTAGCCGTAGATAGTGGTGGCCTGCCGATTTGCTTTGATTTATCAGAGGGACAACGCCACGATATAGTGCATGCCGAAAGCTTAGTTGAGCAACTCGATGAAGTTAATACCATCGTTTGTGATAAAGGATATGACAGCGAACCTTTCCGTATTTTTGTTAAGGAACGTGGCGGAGAAACGGTAATTGCTAAACGCAATTACGGACAAGATATAGACAAAGACAGTATGGATTGGTGTTTATACAAGTATCGTCACTTGGTCGAAAATGCCTTTGGGAGAATTAAGCATTATCGAGCTATTTCAAGTAGATATGACAAGCTAGAAAGGAATTATGCCAGCATGTTATCGCTGGCATTCATGTTAATGTGGCTACCGATGTATTGTTGA